The following proteins come from a genomic window of Deltaproteobacteria bacterium:
- the hemC gene encoding hydroxymethylbilane synthase has translation MTERIRIGTRKSALALWQANHVASLLRAQEPGLEVVLVELTTQGDKILDRPLASVGGKGLFVKEIEDALLRRDVDLAVHSLKDLPAQVPPGLVIGAVPTREDPRDALCSPEFRTLDALPKGAKVGTSSLRRASQLRALRPDLQIHSIRGNVETRLKKIETEKLQAVVLAYAGLKRLGLEARATQVLSTDQLLPAVGQGALALEQRVGDVAVSRRLAPLEEAATRVCVEAERAFLARLQGGCQVPLAAHAQLEGELLTLRGLVATPDGTRVLRDAGTAPVPDAAALGRAVAESLLEQGAAEILGTTDPAEPMAP, from the coding sequence GTGACCGAGCGGATCCGCATTGGCACGCGCAAGAGCGCGCTGGCCCTCTGGCAGGCGAACCACGTGGCGAGCCTCTTGCGAGCGCAGGAGCCCGGCCTGGAGGTGGTGCTCGTGGAGCTGACCACCCAGGGCGACAAGATCCTCGACCGGCCCCTGGCCAGCGTGGGCGGCAAGGGCCTCTTCGTGAAGGAGATCGAGGACGCGCTCTTGCGCCGCGACGTCGACCTCGCCGTGCACTCGCTGAAGGATCTGCCCGCACAGGTGCCGCCGGGGCTGGTCATCGGCGCGGTGCCCACCCGCGAAGACCCCCGCGACGCCCTCTGCTCCCCCGAGTTCCGCACCCTCGACGCCCTGCCGAAGGGCGCCAAGGTGGGCACCAGCTCGCTGCGCCGCGCGTCTCAGCTGCGCGCCCTGCGGCCGGATCTGCAGATCCACAGCATCCGCGGCAACGTGGAGACCCGGCTCAAGAAGATTGAAACCGAAAAGTTACAAGCGGTGGTGCTCGCCTACGCGGGGCTGAAGCGGCTGGGCCTCGAGGCGCGGGCCACCCAGGTGCTGAGCACGGACCAGCTCCTGCCCGCAGTGGGGCAGGGCGCCCTGGCGCTGGAGCAGCGCGTGGGCGACGTGGCCGTGTCGCGCCGGTTGGCGCCGCTGGAGGAAGCCGCGACGCGGGTGTGCGTGGAGGCCGAGCGCGCGTTCCTGGCGCGGCTGCAGGGCGGCTGTCAGGTGCCGCTGGCCGCGCACGCCCAGCTCGAGGGCGAGCTGTTGACCCTCCGCGGGCTGGTGGCAACGCCGGATGGCACGCGCGTCCTGCGCGATGCCGGCACGGCGCCGGTCCCCGACGCCGCCGCGCTGGGCCGGGCGGTGGCCGAGTCGCTGCTGGAGCAGGGGGCCGCGGAGATCCTGGGGACCACGGATCCCGCCGAGCCCATGGCGCCCTG